The following are encoded together in the Lathyrus oleraceus cultivar Zhongwan6 chromosome 3, CAAS_Psat_ZW6_1.0, whole genome shotgun sequence genome:
- the LOC127131453 gene encoding uncharacterized protein LOC127131453 — translation MVESTFSGFSDLVLAGEIIENMIKMGKIQNSTRLRELGPPLVVLPPDYDENAHYEFHYGAPWYSIENCKGLKYKVQDLIDSKAIRFTSNDPNVNNNPVPPHDNINVNMTELDNGRKMITFVKDLKTPLMEIKNVLSRSNAFSPSIIKNVSTLEIPYDEVPPSQIPYNLSQLTLLTNPVTPMIITVPTLFPYNNTRVVPWMCDTPVYMHSQKVQEEPIKSDDPLISIAGTGGVTRSDRISAPAPPPIENGGPSTNDRGKQVNNTPLRQDPLTTSEVDEFMCIIKRSDYRVVKQLNQTPSKISMLSLLMCSEANRDALVKFLKAARISQEILVCLFEGVVNNIAISLSLGFNDTKLPVEGRNHNKVLHISIKCVDTILSIVLVDTGSSLNVMPKSSLDKLTIEGLIMKPSKLVVRAFDGSRRIAIG, via the exons ATGGTGGAGAGCACTTTCTCGGGTTTTTCTGACCTTGTCTTAGCTGGCGAAATAATCGAAAATATGATCAAGATGGGAAAGATCCAAAATTCTACAAGG TTGAGAGAGTTAGGACCCCCACTAGTGGTTCTTCCTCCCGATTACGATGAAAATGCCCATTATGAGTTCCATTATGGTGCTCCCTGGTACTCTATTGAAAACTGTAAAGGGTTGAAATACAAAGTACAAGATCTGATTGACTCTAAGGCTATTAGATTCACGTCGAACGACCCAAACGTAAACAACAACCCTGTGCCTCCCCATGATAATATAAATGTAAACATGACGGAATTGGACAATGGAAGGAAGATGATAACCTTTGTCAAGGATTTGAAGACCCCACTTATGGAAATCAAGAATGTTCTATCGAGAAGCAACGCGTTCTCC CCCTCCATTATCAAGAATGTTTCAACCCTTGAAATTCCATACGACGAAGTTCCTCCCTCGCAAATACCATACAATCTTTCTCAATTGACTCTTTTAACGAACCCTGTTACTCCAATGATCATAACAGTTCCAACACTGTTCCCGTACAACAATACTAGGGTAGTCCCTTGGATGTGTGACACACCAGTCTACATGCACAGCCAAAAAGTACAAGAAGAACCAATTAAGTCTGATGACCCATTGATAAGCATCGCAGGAACTGGTGGTGTAACTAGAAGCGATAGGATCTCTGCACCAGCGCCACCTCCGATCGAGAATGGAGGTCCATCAACCAATGATAGGGGAAAGCAAGTTAATAATACCCCGTTGAGGCAAGATCCTCTGACAACCAGTGAAGTAGATGAGTTCATGTGTATCATCAAAAGGAGTGACTATCGAGTGGTTAAACAACTCAACCAGACACCCTCAAAGATTTCAATGTTGTCCTTATTAATGTGCTCAGAGGCCAATAGGGATGCTTTGGTAAAGTTTCTAAAGGCTGCCCGCATATCCCAAGAAATCTTGGTCTGCCTGTTTGAAGGTGTAGTTAACAATATAGCCATTAGCTTGAGTTTGGGATTTAATGACACGAAGCTCCCCGTTGAGGGAAGAAACCATAACAAGGTTCTCCACATCTCTATTAAATGTGTGGACACAATTTTATCCATAGTTTTGGTGGACACCGGTTCCTCCCTTAATGTGATGCCTAAAAGCTCCTTGGATAAGCTGACTATTGAGGGACTTATCATGAAACCAAGTAAACTAGTGGTGCGAGCGTTTGACGGTTCGAGGAGGATTGCAATTGGTTAG